One window of Arcobacter sp. CECT 8983 genomic DNA carries:
- a CDS encoding M20/M25/M40 family metallo-hydrolase: MNNVIDIFKEITALNRCSGNYEDFISYVKSFSQKYNYECLVDNYNNILCKKQNSKATLCMQNHYDIVCLIDNNIPKIIEEDGFFKADNSTLGADNGIGCSYMLSLMSQGYDCEFLFTSDEEIGLIGANNLEHKLNAKYMLNIDSEEEGEICIGCAGGVDIFGKNYNKEIIKNSDNYQLYEVKISNLPGGHSGVNIHENRPNAIKLFGKLVKENSGLLLDINAGERINSIPVNVKAIVAFKSYPTNYNKDFICIEEIDTKSEHFNIWSSDILTFIYTFANGVRAYDEKLNVVLDSINLAKITTNIDSIDIELSARSMDNENLETIKKETSALLEKFGFEVTTAGKYPAWKPDVNEFTNEVLNIYKTYDSSASLEAIHAGLECAIFKEKFPHMKLASIGPNIFNPHSNKESVEINSIQKLGKIVKEIADKF, encoded by the coding sequence ATGAATAATGTAATAGATATTTTTAAAGAGATAACAGCCTTAAATAGATGCAGTGGAAACTACGAAGATTTTATTTCTTATGTAAAAAGCTTTAGCCAAAAGTATAATTATGAATGTTTAGTGGATAATTATAATAATATTTTATGTAAAAAACAAAACTCAAAAGCAACTTTATGTATGCAAAATCATTATGATATAGTTTGTTTAATTGATAATAATATTCCAAAAATTATTGAAGAAGATGGATTTTTTAAAGCGGATAATTCTACCCTTGGAGCAGATAATGGAATTGGTTGTTCATACATGCTAAGTTTAATGTCACAAGGATATGATTGTGAGTTTTTATTTACAAGTGATGAAGAGATTGGGCTTATTGGAGCTAACAATTTAGAGCATAAATTAAACGCAAAATATATGTTAAATATCGATAGTGAAGAAGAAGGTGAAATCTGTATTGGATGTGCAGGTGGAGTTGATATTTTTGGAAAAAACTATAATAAAGAGATTATAAAAAACAGTGATAATTATCAGTTATATGAAGTAAAAATATCAAATCTTCCAGGTGGTCACAGTGGAGTAAATATTCATGAAAATAGACCAAACGCAATTAAGCTATTTGGTAAACTTGTAAAGGAAAATAGTGGTTTATTATTAGACATAAATGCAGGGGAAAGAATAAATTCAATTCCTGTAAATGTAAAAGCAATAGTAGCCTTTAAATCTTATCCAACAAATTATAATAAAGATTTTATTTGTATAGAAGAAATAGATACTAAAAGTGAACATTTTAATATTTGGAGTAGTGATATACTTACTTTCATTTATACATTTGCAAATGGAGTAAGAGCTTATGATGAAAAATTAAATGTAGTTTTGGACTCTATAAATCTAGCAAAAATTACTACAAATATTGATTCTATTGATATTGAATTAAGTGCAAGGTCAATGGATAACGAAAACTTAGAAACTATCAAAAAAGAGACAAGTGCTTTACTTGAAAAATTTGGTTTTGAAGTTACAACTGCTGGAAAGTATCCAGCTTGGAAACCTGATGTAAATGAGTTTACAAATGAGGTTTTAAATATTTATAAAACTTATGATTCTTCTGCTTCACTTGAAGCAATTCATGCAGGTTTAGAATGTGCTATTTTTAAAGAAAAATTTCCTCATATGAAACTAGCTTCTATAGGTCCAAATATTTTTAATCCTCATTCAAATAAAGAATCTGTAGAAATTAATTCTATACAAAAACTAGGGAAAATTGTCAAAGAAATAGCTGATAAATTTTAA
- a CDS encoding flavin reductase family protein produces the protein MIIDYKEVNDLNRYKIMSDTVVPRPIAWIVTEDDGVVNAAPFSYFIPISSNPATLIVAIGQKEEGVPKDSLANILKHKKATICFVNKDNVDKVKLSANMLDKDQSEISEYEIEVEKTLEEFPPMISSTQTALFCELYDIVKIPGKTTPLILEIKKQYIEDDRINEKFHVNVENIGRSGIFFKAMVDL, from the coding sequence ATGATAATTGATTATAAAGAAGTGAACGATTTAAATAGATATAAAATCATGTCAGATACTGTTGTTCCAAGACCAATTGCTTGGATAGTTACAGAAGATGATGGTGTAGTAAATGCAGCACCATTTTCATATTTTATACCAATTTCAAGTAATCCAGCAACACTTATAGTTGCTATTGGACAAAAAGAAGAGGGTGTTCCTAAAGATAGCTTAGCAAATATTTTAAAACATAAAAAAGCTACTATTTGTTTTGTAAATAAAGATAATGTTGATAAAGTTAAACTTAGTGCTAATATGCTTGATAAAGACCAAAGTGAGATTAGTGAGTATGAGATTGAAGTTGAAAAAACTTTAGAAGAGTTCCCTCCTATGATTAGTTCAACACAAACAGCACTTTTCTGTGAACTTTATGATATAGTTAAGATACCTGGTAAAACTACACCTTTAATTTTAGAGATTAAAAAACAGTATATAGAAGATGATAGAATAAATGAGAAGTTCCATGTAAATGTAGAGAATATTGGAAGAAGTGGTATTTTCTTTAAAGCAATGGTAGATTTATAA